Part of the Musa acuminata AAA Group cultivar baxijiao chromosome BXJ2-7, Cavendish_Baxijiao_AAA, whole genome shotgun sequence genome is shown below.
TAGAATTCATAGACAGACTCAATATTCCAAACACCACACTAAAAATCCTTATATGTATTCACAATTATTTCTTTCGGCAAGCTATAAACTTTCTGTAATAATCTGACACCAATCATTTCGATAGAAAGGTAGAACTTAAAATTCGCCCTGCCTATTCTATGTTTTGAACTCATACTACACAAACGGGACAACCGGAATTATAGACGTTGTGTTCCTGCCATATTCGACTCCACCACTCGACATATAGTCATACTGCTTCCTGCATCCGGGGCAACGGCCATCTGCTTCCAAGATCTTCTTGTGGCAGAAGAGGCAAAGTCGGAATCCGCAGGAACAGGGAAGGAAGCTCGAGTCTGTCAGATCCAGGTCCTCGTAGCAGATAGGACAGCGGGACGGCAAGGAAAGGATGCTACTTTGCCGGGAAACCAAATGGTCTCGTTCTGCATTCCATGGGAAGATGCACTTTTTAGAGATACTAGGCAGGCTCTGAGGACGAGATGTGTCGTCTGGCCTCCAAGCTCTTTGTGTGCTCCGGACAGGCTTCAGCTTCATGGTGCTCCCTCCAAGAGGGGCCTCACCTAGGATGCCAGACGAGGCAGCTGGCACGATGTAGGTAACTACTGGATCAGGATGATGACAATGATGACGGTCGTCCCTCCCAACGTCTTCAGACAAGGCATCGGCGACTGCTTCCCAATCATCAAGGACACCGTTTCGTTCCCCTCCTCCTTCAGGATGCTCTTCCCTTTCGCCATCAGTAAAGCTTCTCGACGTGGAATTCAcgctgctgcttctgctgcttACACTATTGCTAGGAGAGTTATTTCTTTTATGATGATTCCCCATCACAGGGTTGTGGGTTGGGGAGTCCAACCCGTTGCGTTCATGCAAGGGCATATCATCTCGTTCATCTTCACCTGCCTTCGTCTTCGAGTCGATCTTGCCCGTCGGAGCCCGGAGTGGATGGAGCAGATGTATAGACGTGGCCAATCTTGTGACCTTGCAATCATCCTTACCACcattaactaaaaaaaaaaaaaatcaagccttTTTTTATGGTAGAAAGAAAAATCACACGTAAAAATCACATCTTTAATCAGTTCCCCAAGAATGAATATAAACACAGAAGAGCAGAGCgaaaaaagaaagataagaatGGACCTTGGGAGAGCCATTGCTCACGACGGGCGTCGAGTTTGCATTGCTTAAGCTTCGCCGATCGATTCCCCTAAAAACAAAAAACGATTCCAGTCCATTAGTGCCAACGACTAATTAATACCAATCATTCGATTTGCATAAAAAGAGGATCGCTCGCGCACCCTCCTCTTCTTGCCGGAGACCATCGACGGAACCGCACCAACGTTGGCCATCGAATCGTAGCCCATCGATTCCCCTTCTTTGCGatcctctcttctcctctcctctcacCTTTTTTTATGCTGTGCTGGAAAGAAAACCCCAAAGCGACCGAATCGGATGGTCAAGAAATGTGTAGTTTGCCCTCGCGTGGTTTCGCCCCTCCCTCTCTTGCAGCCGACACGGAGACAACTCCGTCTCCCGTCTTCTCAATATATAGGCAAAATGCGATGTTGCTGGAATAATTTCCGAATCAAAATTAATAATCCGAATAATGCGGGGCGAGGATGGCGGGACGCACCGGCTAATCTTGGCAAGGTAGTTATAAAGCCGTTAAATAAGGCGGTAAAGGCATCTCGATTCACACGATCCCGTCCGTCCAATTCTTATTGATTGGATCGACATCGGATCATAGCCAACCCAATTGGGGACGGCACCTCGAGGGGCCCAGCACCGGTTGCTCCGAGTGTCGTGGCGTTGACAAGCTGAGGAAACGGTGTTCTGCTTCGGACATGGCCGGGAAACACGCGGGCATGCAGCGACTTCCTCGTCACGTACAGGCCGGCCGGGTCTTTTGGTTGAGAGACACAGGAATTGATCCGGTCTACATGTGCTTGGCTCGTTCGAACCCACATCAGTAATTCTCACATAGACGAAGCTACTACCATGGTGATGATGATGCCGAGAAAAGAAACGGATGCCGCTACTATCGGCGGTCTTCGACACGCATTACAGCTACTTGAAAAGGATTAAATTGAACGATAGCTACAAGATTCTTTACAGTTACTCGTGCTCTAGTACTCCCTACTACAGTGAAAGAGTGTGCAGCACACCTCGTGGAAGGCTTCAAGAATAACCTGGCGATGCTCTGGGGAGTTCACTGACATGTAGCAGTTCAAGAGGCTCCGCAGCTCTCTTGGCTCCTCCATCCTCTTGGACTTGATGACCTCCTGTATGGACATCTTGAAATCTCCCTTGGGGTCATAAGACCTCTTATCCATGGCTATCAAGACGACGCAGCCACCGCTACTTCTTTCGCCAACCATATGCCTTCTTCTGCGAGGAGGCTCCCACTGGTTGATCATCTGCTGCAGTCTCGCCTGCACCATGCCATGCGCGAGGTTGGACAAGGAGTGGAGTTGCTCGGAGTCGTCGGAGGTGTTGACGCcctcggaggaggaagaggagacgctGAGCCGGCAGGAGCTGCAGCACAAGCCGGACCCGCACCGCTGCGAGTGCCTGCTCTTCTTGGTCGCTGAGGGATGCCTGTGCTTCGTCTTCCCCATGAAAACCTTCATCCTTCTTCCTTTTCCCAGGGCCACCCTGCTGGGATAGACTGTACATGGATACCCCATATGATGCAATGCACACTTGGAAAGTGAGTTCAGCACCGCCCTCCATGTTAATATAATCAATCCGGATACACCAACTCTCAGACTTTAAGGCTAGAAAGGAAGGTTTGGTGAGGGACTAGTGCTGCTTTTAGAATGGATCGATCATGGTGTCTCCTCACAGGAAAACTAGAATGCATCATGATGTCACCGTTCGATGCAGGCCTAAGCCTTTTCGCTCGATGGATTCAGACCAGTGAATGCATGCAAAACGTTGCAATTTGTTATTACTTAAGATTTTATCACGCTTTTCTTTGGCGAAGGACATTATATAAGCTACACTGGAGATTGTGGCAAGTGAGAGTATCTTGATTGGCTAAAAGGAACAGAGGTAAACGTACCAAAAGATCCTACCAAAATTTATCTACGTGAGATGACTCTCTCATCTCATGGGCTCCACGACCGAGGCTTGTGAGAGACGCCACCTCATCTATAATGGGGTAGAGAGTATAGTTTTTGGAGAAAGCCAACACTACAGATCAGCATGCTTCCATGTAGGAATATGTATCTCATCATCCACATGTGGAGTACTCGAAAAGACTAGCGAGTTAGAGTTATGCTAGACTTGGGTGCATGTGCATGACATTTCATGTCGCACATGGCATGTGTGAAGGCTGGAAATCGACTCCCAAAGATGcgcttcgtcttcgtcttcgtcttgcATATGCTTGTGACCAGTAGTTGTAGGCAAAACTAAATACTGTAGACTACAATTACATGTACAACGCTTTCAATGTATACATGTGCAAATTGCAACTAAGATAAAAGAGGAAGTATACGGATTAAGAGGAGATGAGAGGGCATTGTGTCACCCTATTCCAATCCAACTTCGACTTACAATCTACCCTACAAATGCGATCAAATGGGAAGTTCACTTGCAATGATGACTTAGTCACAGGCACTgaaacacttgaaagttgcactCGCACGAAAGCAAGTGCCTCCAACTTGATTTCAGAGGATTCTTTTTCGTGTCAATCCCACTAGGGTAGGGTAGTCCCTTGATCACTAGACTACATAGTTAGGCCAAGTCCTTAATAGCTACCTTATAGCTAAATCTAGACTTAATTGTGTTTCCATCATTTTTATACCATCAAAGTTTtaggatttaatcatagttaaatgtatcaattattattattacattgtgcatcttataattaattaattaattaacatataattatcttatttatatatttatctaaGGGATAAATGTCAAAGATGAGATTTGATCACATGATCTTgctatcatgatcaaaatttttgCAAGTTAAAATGGATTgctatcatgattaaaatatttacatGTTAAATCTTCCTATATGGCATTGTTCATCAGTTtagtaaaaattttatcatgttgGTATGACAAGTATAATTATATATTAGTTACATGCAAGTTAAAACCATATACAATTCACAAGAATGAAAAAACATTAAATTATAGACcgctaaaaattttaaataaaaatattattcaagagaaatatataatatatatttcatataaaaattGATCATAAATgtgatttttaatatttaaataattttttaaatatttaaatttaaaatttctaaatcctttcatatataatttaaaattcatCATAATTGGGATCATGAATAGTGAGTAGATTTGTTGCGGTGGATATGACTTGGTTGACATATCACATAGTTGTATTTATGATATCATATTAGGACATGACTTCTTTACCGTGTGTATGACCTATTAATTGACTCATGTTTAGTCGAGACTCTCTTGAGTATTTACTATAAAAAACGATCGTATAGTTATATTTGATATATAACAAATAACCAAATTTAACTTGTTCGATTAGTTTGATTCACTCAATTTTGAATATTAACTTGAGTATTGGATGAGTATCACGATTGTCTCCGATTTAATTTTACAAAGTTTGAAACATTTAACTTGGTGAATTTTTCAAAGATCAATTTAATACAAAACTAGATTTGGATCCAAGTTAGCCTCCCGCTCAAGTAACTCAAAAATGACTCTAACAAAATTAATGATGAATAATTAGATTAATGATAATGAAAGATTATTGGCTTAATTTTTCACTTTATAGATAGATTGATCATATTCAGCTTAGCATAACGTATAATGATCCTTTAGTCTTACTTTTTCATGAATTAAATTATCCTAATTTAATCTAAATtttggagaaaaaaaagaaaaaaataaatatgtcGATAAATCAGATCCTTTTACTGAAGGTTTAGAGTTTAAAACCTTTTTTTTACATATTAGACATTCATCAGCAAtagactcatttataaaatatttagattttgAAATCTAATCCGATATATTTTTAACTAGACCCGTTTACTAAAAGGTTAAGGGTTAAAAAATTAGATAATATATTCTATTGACTTAGTAAAGAGTTGGTAGTTCGAATCTAGTCGGATGTAATTttacatattaaatattaatttgatggtGAGATATAAGGAATAAGAGTTGGAAACTTCATTCgagatattattatatttaaaatattaatataatggtGATGCACTAAACTCATTTATTAAAAGATGGAAGGTTTAAAATctcataatttattataagatatgTTGAATACAGTATCACCGTCatcatttatttaaaaataaaaacgtGTCGAAATCCATATCTCTTTGAATCCAAAGCAGTTTTCTACGATAagagaaaattttgaaaagatgTGATCGAATTGTTATCTTATTATCTTCTTAAACTAAAATGGATTATCTATTATCAAATCAATAGAGGATCTAAAATTTATAACTTCCATAATTTAGCTATAAACACAATTCTAGTTTGTTGACGAATCTCTAAGCTAATTAGTCATGTAAATAAATGCTGCATTTGAAACTAGCTAACCACTAATGTTACATAAATCATATAACGTGTTACCTAAAACTTATGCGATGAGCAGATCCAAGCAACACAGAAGCGCTTCCCCTCCTAGGCGAATGGCTTTCGGTTCCCCTCCCACGCTCCCCACGCCCCCCACACTTTCGCATATAAATCAAGCGCCTTTTACCCTTTCCTACGTCGCTTCCACTGAGAACAAGAAATGCGACAGAACCGTTTTGCTCCTTCATGAGCTTCCCTGCAAGTCCCACGAATCGTTCGACGAAATGCCTCAAAAATGACTTGCCTCCCACTCCCGAATCCCTCTCTCGtccttctctcctcctcctcctccttctgtgcCTCGCGCCATAGCTGCCTCCGCCGCTCACCTCCTCTTCTCTCATTCCTCCTCCGCTACCCTGCCTTGTCGCCGCCTCGGAGAGCACATGCACCCCTCTCCCCATCTCCGTTTCACGCCAACGACCCCTTCGTAAGGTTTTCCCGTCCATCGCGGAGGTCGAGGAGAAGGGCGACGAGGGAAGAGGATGTGTCTGGGATGATGGATGCAGGAGCGGATTTGGAGGCCCAGATTCACGAGTTCATGCACAAGTCCGGAAATCCTAATGATTTTCCCACCAGAGTGGAGCTGATTGCAGCGGGGAGGTATGATCTCGTCGAGGCCATCACCATACGTGGTGACTGGCTCACCTTCGGATGGGATTCCAAGGACAAGAATACCGTCGACAGTGATACTAATGCTCTGGGATCGACAGAGTTGGAATCTGACGGCCGGGCGATTCTAGAAGATAGCAGAGTATCACAAGAACGATTCTTTGACAATTCTTGCGGGAATGTTGTCGTTACCAACGATGTTCTTGATTCTGAAGATGATCCTCTTATGGCCTTTACTACTTCAGGGAGATTGATGTGAGCGGATGCCATCGATATGATTTTTATTCTGTTTTCTTGTTGCGTGTTATGGTTAATCATCTGGCTCGTTTAATTTTGTGAAGGGAAAGGGAGAGTGTGGGGACTGGTGGAGGTATTGAAGGAATTTTGATCAGGCTTGAAAGAGAAAGGAATTTGTTTCTATCTATAGGTAAGAAAGAGACTGGTTGGGCATCACCGAGGAGCAATAAACATTTCCTAAGAGAGACAGGTGGGTTTCTTTTGTTGGATTGAAATGGGACCTATCAATTTGTTTGCCATGAATTTCATGAATTTCGGCTGTCAGTTCTTTGGCTTCTTATGTCATACTTATTATCGCAACCCTAGCCTGAGATCATTGGTCTAAGACCCGAAAAGGAGAACTTACACTGCCATTGACCTTACTACCAGTTATATGAAACACAAATAATTTAGTCATTATTTAGGAAATAATGGTTATACGTTGTTATGTCATCTCCTACATGAATATAATTTAGGAGGAGATTACCTTGCCTGATAATCATCCTTATTCTGGTTATGGTTAATCTCTTTATCTAACAATATCTGAAAAGAGATACGTTTGCTTGAAGCATCAGCATCATTAATATTGTTCCTTCAATTTGATGTTGTCAAATCTTAGATAAGGAAAGGGCTGCAGTAACAAAGTACCAGCATTTCAATAGTTGCTTTTGCTTATTGTGCACAGCCAGTTGAATATCTGGGAACAATGTTGCTTTTTTGCATTGTCTTAAATAACTAGTAGCACAGTGCATCAGAAACCATGATGTCCCAGTATCCTATTATTCAGTCTCATAGCTTGAGATGTTATGCTAGTAATGTCCGAAAATAATTTTTGGTTCTGTCCTTTTTGATTTGAAGATCTAGCAAGAATACCAAATAAGGATGCCTCGACATCATTCCTTGTAAAAGTATTGAACACACACAATACAACACTAACGAACATAATCCAGAGTTTTATTCTACTCTTTGTGTGGTCATGTTCAATACTTGCCATTTCTTGTGGTCCATATAGTGAGCACAAGTGGCACAATTAGGATTCTTGTGCATGCTTGGACTATGCAGTATATGTTTATGCCAACTTTAATTTAGTTTGTTGTGCAACTAGTTCTAAATAATATTGTAAAATGCAGCATAACCTAATCAGGCTTTGAAATTGTTATGCAAAGTTCTATTGATTCATTGTTGTTGTTCTGTTTAAGTTCTACAGCTTATGCTTCAATATCTGCATGGATTTGGCTTTTATTAGACTCATATTTTCTTGTTGATATGGTATAATTGTTGGAATTCTCAATGTTATTTTTTCTACATAATCAATGCAAGTGAATTCAAATTTATCGAGCCAACTATGATGAATTAGTATACATGTTAAGAACTAAACTGCACTTTCTTATATGTTGATGTAATGCAGCTGGCTGTTGGCATGGTTCACTTTGAATTCTAGATATTGCTGCCACAAAGAATCGTGACCCAGACTTGAAGAAAAAACTCAACAAATAACGATTTGCTGTTGTAGTAGCCAAAGATTGTTATAGGTTGATTTATCTTTATAGGCAGCAACAAGACCTGACTGTTGAAATGAACATCAAAATGGCTGCTTTTGGTTTGAATAAGGAAACCCGAGCTATGTTTGGTATGTCAATAGGGAGAAGAGAGGTAGAAGTTAGGCAGATGTAGTAAATATTAGACAAAAAAATGGATATGAAAAAGATAAGGGATAGTTCTACAAAAACAACTATTTAACAGAAAATCCCATGTATTATCTACCAAAACAAGTATTTAACAACTATTTGAGTTTTCATTCACTCATCtaggttttctttttttgtatGAATTTAAACTCTCAGTAATTACTACTTCTATAAGGTTTTGTGGATTCTATAGCTAGATAAGATGTATCATCGCACACATTATATCCTGCCTGATTTATATTAATATGTCTTAAATGGAGTAAAAGGatatacatataatttttcaTTCACTCCTCTCAGATTTCTGGTTTCATatgaatttgattctttcagtaaCTACTACTGTTTTAGGGTATCATGCATTCCTTAGTTAGGCAAGATCCATAATCGGTCTTCTAATTTAACTCTTTTGCAACCTTGTGATGATGTTCCTTGTTTagataaagaaaatgaaagattCTTCTTTGCTCACTTGGAACAAGTCTAATCAACCCTAAAACCAAAAATTCATTTTAACAATATATATTTCTAATCTGAATGTGGCACATTTTTGTATGCTTATGCTTATGCTGTTAATTTCTTTGTTGTATCAATGTTATCTCAATATTAGATCAGCAAATGATCTTCCAAAATATGTATTTTAGACCAATTAAAGGTTCAATTTTAACGGTTCTTGATTATGATATAAGGAAAGCTTACTCTTAAAACTCATGACAAGCAATTATTATCTGAATGTCTTTTTGGCTGGCTTTTATTTTAAATAAGTGCAATTGGCACATATGAATTGATTTAGGGTTCAGATTTTTGTTAAGGTTAAACCATATTTAACTGTTGTTAGTATTGAAGATCTTTTGGTGCAAAAACTCTAGGATTGTCTCAGAATGCATCCTAGTCATGGTTGGGTCAACTGGACTGACTAGCATTGCCACACTTGTGCCTTACAGCTGGTGATATTATTGCTTCTTATGACAAAATCATAGTGGACCCTAGCTTCTTAAATAGTGATTTAAATGATCCTAAGATGCATAAGAAAGCTCAGGATTTGGCAGAAGCTGGCAACGGAGCTAATGCACTGGACTTTGACATAAATCAAATATGGTTGCGACTTCAGCATCTGGAGTCAGATTTGGCCTCTGCATTACACTTACTGACATCCAGAGCCGATGCTGGCACTGCAGGGAAGGTATATAATTTGTTTCTATCTTTGTTTGGCTATATGTTGCAAATTTATGGATATTAATGTTGGAACTTTCCtttttaatcaaaaaataaatttttcaaaaaggaactTCTGGTTTTAAGATGGACCACataatatgaaatatatttttatttttaatgaaagtACTAAAATATCTAAGAATAGCACTTCTGAGCATAAGATGGACCACATACTATGAAATATGTTGCAGAAGCATTCTAAGCATTAAGAGATTATTATGTAATCATGTGCACATAGATGTGTAGCTTGATATTTTATTGAATCTATTTTCTGCCATTTTCTATACATCACCTGCACAAGTACTCTATGTTGTTCCAATTCTTACAATGATGTGAAATGCATAGAAAAAAAAACTATGTATTTTTTGAATCTTCTTGTTCTAGTCttatttataaattatgataAGTAGGTAAACTACATTTACCGGCAGTTTGTATTCAccgtttatttaatttattttttaatttttcacaacatgatatcatgatttcacataatatttaattatatggtGCAGTTAGCCAGTTACTTTGATATATCATCtaataattatgataaatatGACTGATGATCATGGCATGTAGGATGATTACTGAGATTGGGATTGTCTAGGACTATATCATCAGGATTGGCTGAATTTGTTTGCCGGTGTTAGAGTCAGCCTACaaagtattttaaaaataaaattcaaaaaataaaaattccatAAAATAAGACTCATGAAAGTAGAAAATACATTATGCTAAAATATTTCACTctttttacaaaaaaataatctgaaatttaaaagataaaatagataaaaataataattaatgttAATAGAGAATAACCTATCAAATAATAGTATATGCTTCTTAGAAAATAAATATTGATCATAGGGTATATAGATATTGTTACAGTACATAACTAATATGTTCACCATACAAAATAGAAAGTTGCAAACTTATAAACCTATAGCTTTAAAGGTTGCAATAAGCCTCATTCTAGCCTAACACTTCTCTAATCACTCTGTAGGGAAGGTATAGGATAATTCAAAAGACAAATAAAAAGGATTTCTACATTCCTCATCATAGTACCCCTTTTTTCTTATGAGACTAAACTTTATTCTCTCTTTGTTCTCTACCTTGTCGGTGGATATTTGATTTTGCAACAAAGGTGATAGATGGTAAATACAATGGTCATAACAAAAAGCAGACAGTACCTATTTTCTCTTGTAATTCACATGGTCATAATATTTTGGTATTTTCTCTAGATCgttctctttcctttctttttccgAGGCTATGAAGTTGGCTAAAATTTGCCAAATTCAGCCCAATCATTTTGAGTTTGGTTGATTCCAGCCATTTCtcattattttttatccatacaaccAAGAAATCATATGAAACTGGATTGGGCTTGGTTAATACCAATGTAAATCAGGTGTATCATATTGGTATTGGGCCCCATTAAAGCATGAATTATGCCATTGGTCATGGATAGCTTGTTATAATCATATAGTCATGTTGCCTGGTGCATCAAGTAAATTgagctcttttttgttgatgttaCATAGTGTACGTTACTACCTTATATTTGTTGGAACCAATGGCATTCCACTTTTTATTGTAGAGTACAAAACCAAGCAATTGCAGCCTTTTGATGAAAAGAACTTCTTCCTTTCAACTTAAGAATATGAATATATGTGATAGTTTTGATGAGAACAATGAACACATTATATAGCAACAACGGTGCCAAAATGCCCGAAACAGCTTGCTTGAGCGAAGCGAGATGGTcttgaatattaaaaattaaaaatatatatcataattgatgaatatgattatgaaaataaaaatgacaCCTCGAAGTTCTCAAGGCCCGAGCTGATATTATTTGCAGAAAATAGGGGCAGAGATCAAAGTTGCAGTGTTACTATTACCTgcctaacagtatactgttatgtCCTAACTCCTAACAGTGTACCTACCTAACTGTGTTCCCAACATAGTGTTCAATGAGTCGATCAATTGTAGGAAATAGGAGATCATTTGCAGAGATCATAAGTTCCTAACAATTTAACAAAGTGCTCAAGTTCTACTGTTATATATAGACTTAAAAGGAGATAGAGGAAGAGACAGAGAAGGCAGCAGAGTTTGGCACCTTGGCAGAGGAAGGCAGCAAAGCATGGTAAAAGAAGTTTGTGGTATTTGGCTCAAGCAAGGTTTGTGCAGCTACGGTGGTGCCTAGAGTGAGGGAAGGTGGTAATTAACGGTGTAAGGTGATGACATATGGCAGAGGAACGAAGCAGTACATGGTGGCAACGTAGGTCGGAGGAAGGTCATAGTCGATGGAGTAAGACAAAGGAAGAGGGCAACCGATGGTGTAGGGTTTCTTCCATTGGAAGAAAGGGTTGGGTGCAGCGGTGTACGTTAACAtaattagttggttcgattgaactaacTAATCCAATTTGAAAGTCTCAAGCTAACCCAACCTTCATTTGGCTCAAGCGCATGTCCAAGTTACCTAGCGCCTAGCTTAGGCATGCTTTGGGGATGTGCCTCTTTGAATCAACTTACTCAGACACTCTTCAaggtgctcgggcctcacctcacctcaTCTCGTCTGGGTGCCTAGGCAAGTGCCAGACAGCCTATTGAAAACATTGAACAACAATGAGCACATTCTAATTCAAACAATGTTGGATTCACAAAAATCTCAATTCAAGCAATTAAAGAACAATACATGCTAATTCAAACACATACCAGTTTTGAGGAGAGGGAAAGACAGTGATATACCCTTCTTGACTAACTTGACTTGCTTGTGAGGTTGATCCATTAGTCTCCCATGCGGATAGCTCCATCAACATTCAGTTCTCAGTAGTTTGGGGTTTGATGTATCATGTGGGTTCAAAGGAAAGGCTATGACACTAGAGAGTTTGAGATTTTAGGGATTTTGCCATGGTGACGTTTAGGTGGTATGATATTTTGGGAAGAGAGAAGAGGAATGTGAGAAATAAACAACTTCTTGGATTCAGTCATCCTTTGAACAAGAGAATGATTGTGACCTCACACCACCCATACATATCGTGGAGGAAGAAACTCATTTATTCAATATCTGGTGTCTCCATTACAATTGTTTTCCTTTGTTTATAGGCCCCAGATACAAGAAGGAAGATACAATAATAAAGTATGATTCTTTCTTAGAGTTTCTAGATTTAAAGCTAAAGTATGTTTTGAGCAATTTTTCAGTATGAATTATATTACTGTTTTAATCAATGTATGAAACCACCTCATCATGTGTAATTTTGTATTTCGTTCTTCATAAATATATAGTAATTTGGTAGGGTTCTAGTTGCACAAtgagtttttttgtttttgcattTCCAATTATGTATCCTTAGTTATAAACTTCTGATGACATCCCAAAATAATTTTCTTGGTGAAAATTTCAATTTGTTAAACTAGTTTTTAGATATTGATTAGCTGTTCTGCACTGAGTTGCTGACTGAATTTTTGAAGTATGCTTTTGGAGTTTCTGTTTTTACTTTAGTTGGTGAACGATCATGGCaagtttacattttttttttttttgctttttgttgGTCTGTTTACCC
Proteins encoded:
- the LOC103991472 gene encoding protein FLOURY ENDOSPERM 6, chloroplastic-like isoform X2; translated protein: MTCLPLPNPSLVLLSSSSSFCASRHSCLRRSPPLLSFLLRYPALSPPRRAHAPLSPSPFHANDPFVRFSRPSRRSRRRATREEDVSGMMDAGADLEAQIHEFMHKSGNPNDFPTRVELIAAGRYDLVEAITIRGDWLTFGWDSKDKNTVDSDTNALGSTELESDGRAILEDSRVSQERFFDNSCGNVVVTNDVLDSEDDPLMAFTTSGRLMERESVGTGGGIEGILIRLERERNLFLSIGKKETGWASPRSNKHFLRETEAGNGANALDFDINQIWLRLQHLESDLASALHLLTSRADAGTAGKGQQISTDELHSLSDAWEFQETEIVSAQDKLRSTRARMAALEGKMALEIIEAKKLMEEKKKRVDAAQNALSLLQTVCIVWPNSASEVLLAGSFDGWNSQRRMESSGWGIFSLYLKLYPGRYEIKFIVDGVWKIDPLRPLVHNNGHENNLLIIT
- the LOC103991839 gene encoding probable transcription repressor OFP9, which gives rise to MGYPCTVYPSRVALGKGRRMKVFMGKTKHRHPSATKKSRHSQRCGSGLCCSSCRLSVSSSSSEGVNTSDDSEQLHSLSNLAHGMVQARLQQMINQWEPPRRRRHMVGERSSGGCVVLIAMDKRSYDPKGDFKMSIQEVIKSKRMEEPRELRSLLNCYMSVNSPEHRQVILEAFHEVCCTLFHCSREY
- the LOC135617085 gene encoding uncharacterized protein LOC135617085, producing MGYDSMANVGAVPSMVSGKKRRGNRSAKLKQCKLDARREQWLSQVNGGKDDCKVTRLATSIHLLHPLRAPTGKIDSKTKAGEDERDDMPLHERNGLDSPTHNPVMGNHHKRNNSPSNSVSSRSSSVNSTSRSFTDGEREEHPEGGGERNGVLDDWEAVADALSEDVGRDDRHHCHHPDPVVTYIVPAASSGILGEAPLGGSTMKLKPVRSTQRAWRPDDTSRPQSLPSISKKCIFPWNAERDHLVSRQSSILSLPSRCPICYEDLDLTDSSFLPCSCGFRLCLFCHKKILEADGRCPGCRKQYDYMSSGGVEYGRNTTSIIPVVPFV
- the LOC103991472 gene encoding protein FLOURY ENDOSPERM 6, chloroplastic-like isoform X1, whose protein sequence is MTCLPLPNPSLVLLSSSSSFCASRHSCLRRSPPLLSFLLRYPALSPPRRAHAPLSPSPFHANDPFVRFSRPSRRSRRRATREEDVSGMMDAGADLEAQIHEFMHKSGNPNDFPTRVELIAAGRYDLVEAITIRGDWLTFGWDSKDKNTVDSDTNALGSTELESDGRAILEDSRVSQERFFDNSCGNVVVTNDVLDSEDDPLMAFTTSGRLMERESVGTGGGIEGILIRLERERNLFLSIGKKETGWASPRSNKHFLRETAGDIIASYDKIIVDPSFLNSDLNDPKMHKKAQDLAEAGNGANALDFDINQIWLRLQHLESDLASALHLLTSRADAGTAGKGQQISTDELHSLSDAWEFQETEIVSAQDKLRSTRARMAALEGKMALEIIEAKKLMEEKKKRVDAAQNALSLLQTVCIVWPNSASEVLLAGSFDGWNSQRRMESSGWGIFSLYLKLYPGRYEIKFIVDGVWKIDPLRPLVHNNGHENNLLIIT